GGCGGCGAGGCTGGGTGATGGGGAGGCGGCGGGGGAAGTTAGGGTTGGGGGCGCCCGAGTCGCCCCAAGCGAGGAGCGATGCGGACGAGTTTTTTGTCTCTTTGAAATTAATCATGAAAATTATATCTAATTATCTAACAAATTTATGTCCAAGATACATCAAACAAATTCATCTCCAAGAAACATCAATGCACGGCAGACGCAGCCATGGCGCTCCACGTCTTCTTCAACCACCCCTCCTCCAACCCGCCGCTCGGACCGCCGGTGCGTTCTCCTGCAGTAGTGCTGCCGCGTTCGCGCCGCCCGGGCTGTTAGCAATAAGCCATGGCAGTCCGTGCCGTGCATGGTGGACCGGCGTGAGCGCGCCAAGGTCGAGTCCATGCATGGCATGGTGTGCATGGCAGTGTGACTGTAGCGCGTGCATGCGTGTGTTTAGTCTGTTTCTGTTAGGAGTTAGCGAGTGCAGCGGAGCGGAGGACTTGGTCCAGCAGCGGGCCGGCCGTGGCGATCGCGTCGGAGCGCGTGCGCGAGCTGGGGGTGCTGATCATGGGTGCGTGTGCGCGCGACCGCAGCGACGTGGGTGCGAACTGGGGCTATAAAACTCCCTTTGTAATCTCCATTGCGATAACCACGAGGATGAGCTCGGGTTGAAATACAGAAAAGGTATTTGTGCGCCATTCCTTCGTCCGTCCTTGAGCTGTGAGAGAGAGCGAGCTAGCCAGTGCTAGGGctcacaagtggtatcagagccagggcgATGGCGTCGGTTCCGCACGGTGGTGGCGCCGGGGGGAGCGCGATGCCGCTCTTCTATCCGATGCTCACCCGCGACAACTACACCGTCTGGGCGATCAAGGTCGAGGCGAACCTCGACGGGCGGCGGCGATCTGGGAGTGCCTCAAAGCGTGGTTCATCGGCGCGGACCGCGTCAAGGCAGCTCGGTTGTCGACGCTCCGCGGCGAGTTCGACCGGCTGATCATGGCGGACGGCGAGGAGCTGGACGTCTACGCCGGCAAGATCGGCTGCATGGCCGCCAAGTTTGCAAGCCTCGGCGGGACGCTGAGCGACGCCCAGATGGTGAAGAAGCTGCTCGACACCGTCCCGGAATCGCTGTTCGCGGCGGTGGCCGGCATCGAGCAGTTCTGCGACGTCGAGACCATCTGCTTCGACGAGGTGCTCGGGGGTCTCAAGGCGTTCCAGGAGCGGACGGAGCGGCGCAAGGCAGCCGTTGGCGGAGAGCGTCATGGGGACCAGCTGCTGCTCACGGCGGCGCAATGGGAGCAGAGACGCCGTACACGCGGCGGCGgctacgacggcggcggcgacaacTACCGTAGGCGCGGCAAGTGCCACAACTGCGGCATCTGTGGTCACTTCGCCCGCGACTGCAAGAAGtccaagaagaaggaggaggaagagaaccAGGAGGAGGCGCTGCTCTGCGACGCCGGTGACCACCCATGCCTGCTCTAGGTCATGGCTTAGGGGGTGATTGTTAGCAATAAGCCATGGCAGTCCGTGGCGTGCATGGTGGACCGGCGTGAGCGCGCCAAGGTCGAGTCCATGCACGGCATGGTGTGCATGGCAGTGTGACTATAGCGCGTGCGTTCGTGTGTTAGTGTTTCTGTTAGGAGATAGCGAGTGCAACGGAGCGGAGGACTTGGTCCAGCAGCGGGCCGGCCTTGGCGATCGCGTCGGAGCGTGTCGTGCGCGAGCTGGGGGTGCTGATCATGGGTGCGTGTGTGCGCGGCCGCAGCGACGTGGGTGGGGCTATAAAACTCCCTCTGTAATCTCCATTGCAATAACCACGAGGATGAGCTCGGGTTGAAATACAGAAAAGGTGTTTGTGCGCTATTCCTTCGTCTACCTCCGTCCGTGAGCTGTGAGAGAGAGCGAGCTAGCCAGTGCTAGCGCTAACACGGGCCACTGTACTTCACCGGTGACGAAGGCGACAACGCCACGGGGTGCGCGTGCTGGTCGCCGGCTGTGCGGTCCGGTCGCCTATCGTCGCCGATCTCGGCGTCGTCTCCGTCGCGGTTCCCTATGTCTGCCTCAGGGACGTCAATCTCCGCAGTGGCCTCGGAGGAATTGCTCCGTCGATGCCCATCTACCTCGTGACGT
This Lolium perenne isolate Kyuss_39 chromosome 1, Kyuss_2.0, whole genome shotgun sequence DNA region includes the following protein-coding sequences:
- the LOC127317462 gene encoding uncharacterized protein is translated as MADGEELDVYAGKIGCMAAKFASLGGTLSDAQMVKKLLDTVPESLFAAVAGIEQFCDVETICFDEVLGGLKAFQERTERRKAAVGGERHGDQLLLTAAQWEQRRRTRGGGYDGGGDNYRRRGKCHNCGICGHFARDCKKSKKKEEEENQEEALLCDAGDHPCLL